The Rhopalosiphum maidis isolate BTI-1 chromosome 2, ASM367621v3, whole genome shotgun sequence genome segment ATTTTAAATAGCAAGATAATAAAAGATACTAAGAATATGTCAGTGatcatttattacttttctTTCTAATCCATGCACAAgatgacaaatttatattagttaatttaactattatcaaatttgttACCTATGTTTGTTTgttggttttatttaaacatatttttatttccatttaaattataagcatgtaaaatattatagtttaaaaatacttatttatcataaaaaaatttaaatattgtaaaataacagaaaagtccaaacacagataatattctaggctttaagtttaataaaagtttgatacattcatatattaaagttatcattatatataatactagttTCATTGaacataaatttgttatattgcCTGTTCGTCATAGAGAAAAACAAATAGtgtattaatatcattttataatatcaaatttgataatatggttaccataaaataagttaactatgttaacaatatgtattgatttaatactattataaaatattacattattattatttattcaataagaagttcattaacttaaataacagtatttaataaacttgAATGTGTTGATTATCACATAGGCCaaatgataaacaaaaaatgtttaacacacaatgtatgatattaatgtatatctaGTGGAATCTAAATTATATCACTGAGATTgacatagttataatattacattaaaaaaaatatataataaatattttttaccattgGAACATGATTTATCTCATCATGTCTTCGTTTTTGATTCCTAGTGATCTTTCTGTCTGATTGATTTAAAAgatctaaatttttattcacatccttttgtttccaatttttttcagaaatatcAAATCTTGAATTCATTATcctaaaccataatataatgttttacttttaattgctgaaaaaaatcaaaattaaatggttCTTACCGATCTCTAGGCACCCATTGATCCAATCTTCGATTGTACCCTTCATAGTGTACATAATACTCAAAAAGATGTTCTGTATCATTGAACCTCGTATGTAAGACTTCAGCAGGATCTAATTAATAGAtaaagacatattatattaatccgtgacataatatttagttatataaatacataaatataatatattaatatatgattcattcatgttatttaatttaatcaatcaaatataattttaactggaTTAagatctagaaaaaaaatttttttttttacatattttctaccaagtaggtatattagtaTAGCAGCAGGTAATAAAcacttaatttaatagatatctatttaactataaagcAGCATTAgaatacctactaaaaaactcattgatattttttatatttagaatatttctgTTGTccataaagttttaataattctaaatttaaagagcatataaaataatatttaaattatttatatctaattaaaatgcttatttatatttttctagaaCATAACACAGTATAACACCAACTaggatattgaatatttaagatattatgtcCAAgacttaacataaaaatattacctattattagttataaatgtaaagtaGGTAGAGTAggttaaatattagataaataactTGTCTTttgtcttatttataaatgtcattacaattaaatttaaatcaataaaacaattattaaaaacaatcaatCATAAAGCAGATAATCAATAACAGGAAAAAACTATAGAACTAAACATGACATCATATATttactcatataataattgttaaaatgtaagaaaaaaattgaactttgatttagattttattttattttatgaaagtaGTAACAACAGATACctaaattatactatgataAGTACCTAGGTCATCATATATGATACGAATCAATAAGTTACAAACATAAAGATATTAgcacattcatttttttaaaattatagttgaaaatccaattatttgtttaaaaaagttttctatGGTGATTgaaactcattttttttttgtaatttaccaGAAAAATACtttctataaatacaaaaaaaatcaaaataccaATCTGTTAtgcataattaataagaaaatgataaataaattgtattggttTCTATTAATTGCttactaaatacatttaaaagttaatacaaataatttcagaACAAATGCAATACACAGACGTGAAATATATGCACATTAGACCCGTGCCATaactacaatacatttttgtgaacctagataaaatgcattaaaaacaaattatatatttaattgtaggtATCAAACAAGCGTGTTTTACTGGTTCTTATAAATTCTTGTGGCTGACTATAGAAGAAAGGACGTGAAGGACACTAAGATGTTAAATCTGAATGGACAGATTCagaaaaacgaataatatagcagtctttttaagtaaattaagagtgccataataatttagttttggaCTATTCTCTCATACCACACtctcatataattaaaaataattaattttaataaatttataaaacagatacacatttttattacatatacctaaatcaatgaaatattaacaataatttgtgcatacaaaattaagttttcaattacctacataaaatcccaactataaaataattttaaatgcaatttgttaaaaaataattcagggAATTTAGGGTTACTCATTAGAAACCTGTGGATGTTAAGCAACATAGGCTCCTCTTAGtctatatagtatagataCACAATCatgtatatgtaaaataatttaattttgttttgttttttcataagacattacctacaatataaaatctttcttaaaaaaataaacgagaaaattatttttattttataatacaataaaatattttaggtactatacattttttaatttatgtcactattgtatatttttatagttaatttaaaaaaattaatcatttaaagacatttttacTAACTACAATAGTCCAAAAATAGACAGCTTGTGATCAAtgtgatcatattattattaatataattattatatgcgcGAATAAATATTTCGCTCGAGTTTTCGATATAATGGAaggcaattattatttatccttGTAAATGGGTATACCCGTGTACGATTcatctattatattacctatattaccaACTAGAGAACATACAGATTCTGCAAGACCTCACGCGACACCATGCCATCGATACCCTGGTTCTACTGTGATAGGGTGTCGCGTAGAAAAACCGAATTTTGTTAATCTACTCGGAGTTCTTTCAATGGACAATGAATACATACCACAAACCTAATATAGTAGTAACAAAAGAATATtggaatacaaataaaaatagtagataattagatatatacgttctattttttacgaaaaacgGACATAAAATATCAAGTCTAGATACGACATTGAATATTACAttctaatatcaatattatatttatatagtacgaTGGTTGATATGTACGAGGGGTTTGACAGCCACCAACGGCAACAATTACCCACGCGTATTTATCGTTCTTCCTGTTTGTGAAACGTATTCATTATCGtgattatcaaaaatacaaaatataaacgaatgtaatataatatcattaattattaataaaataatgttataaatatgaagGTATAATATAGCGGTGGGGGCACGCACATCTAACCTATTGATTCGCCAAACAGAAAATAGagaaaccataatatattacgtttaaCACAGgatagtcaatttttttaactttattttcctAAGATCTTCGAACAGGACAATTTTAATCTAGTTTTCTCCAAATTAGTATCAGAATTATTACgtgttaattatatactattaacgtaaaaaaaaaaacccccgTACACAAAAGAAAAtgcgaaataaaatttttacagttttatattaaaattgaagttaatataactattacctattattaacttatattttacaaacaacAGTTATTGACACAAAACGAGCGTTGTGTGACGACAACAATTGTCGGTGTGAgagttaaatgttatatttcacGGTGAAACATTATGAACCCGCTACATAAAGCAATCATTATCtcaaaagttgaaaaatatttttaaatataaatataaaaaaaaatcagtgttatagattttatttttattaatttttgagtcAAACCAAAATCGCttttttggtttaatttttataaacgaagTGAGCCCAGGCTTTATTCACTCGCTGGAAGATGATGTTCAAGAAGTAAGcgggtaaaaaaaatcatggaaAATGGCAAAAATTCGTTTCGGCAAATCGCAAGTACTAAACGCGCGACCACGGTAGCGgaacaatatcaataataacaacgacGCGCTGGCATAATATGCAAGTGAGGTCGCGACGGCGGGAAAAATTGCGCGGGCGAAAATTACGCGCGAGAACGCCGCCGAACGGTATCGAACGCAAGCAGCGGCGGTCGTGAACGCGCCTCGGCGGCCCGAGAACGTCATCgcgtacttatttatttacgttttatttttctttgaagTTTTAGAGGTCGAGGGACGGGCTACCGCCatcacaacaacaacaacggcgGTGGTGATGGTAACGGTCGCGGGGAACAGATGGGTGGCAAGTAAAGCAGGGGGGTCAGGACTGCGCTGGAACCCGCCGGCGCGCACGAAAACGAACAAAAGAACAACGAGTCGACGACCCAGGCGCGGCGCTACGCATTCGCCGGGCTACCGACTAATTTAACGCCGCAGATGTCGATTTTAGTCACACTACATACAGTCGGCCCGACAAGTCggtcgtaaataataataatcatgtcGTGCGTGTACGGTGTGTACATACGACCGCACATGTTGCGCGCCGGCCGACGGCTATAGATTGCACAACATTTCGTCAGCGATCGGCGGCGGCAGAGCTCCTCATCCGCACCCGCACGAACGCGGCGCAAGACCAACGActcgcgcgcacacacacatgcaCTGAAATCACGTTGTGCGGCACCGGCCGGGTCGGCTCCCGGCGGAGATTGCGGAGGAtagcaaaaatgtttatttacccATCGATCGATCGACCGTCTCATCCTATCGATACTATTTCTTAATAGATATAATCAACCAGCCGGTTGTGTGTACTCACGCCACGAGTCGTCGTACCGGCGAACCAGATAGTGTTCACCTACGTCTAACGGCCCATCTTCCGACGATTCTGAGTCCTCGGCTTTCTCGTTCTCTGACGAACCGTTCGCAGTTTTCGGATCGTCCGGACTGTTGGCGTTCCGCGGCGGATCCACCTCCATGCTGACGGACGTCGCACTGTGATGCACGACCATAATAGTTACCGGGCGATGGCCAAGTCGATACCGTGTATAAAAAAGCGCGCGACGGTGGCGGGATTATcgcaaaacaataatactaataagaatattatatacgtttcgATTTTTAGCGCGGAGGCATAACCGGTAACCACGAGGATGATGCGACGACAACAGTAGTAGTGAGTTCAACTGCTATTTACTATTGTAGCTTCAGTGATGCGCTGCAGCCAGTCCTCGCTACTCTACCACAGTCTACAACGGCACGATTCGCAAGTCTGAGAGCGGCGCACGTCGGGTACGGGCGGTGTCGGCTTTGTTTGGGCTACGCGCCCCACCCCGCGCCATCCAGGCTACGATGCCGACCAGCGCGCCTCACCGTAGCGCCGCCCAAACGACCTCGCCACCACAGTCATGGAACGAAAAGTCAACGTAATGtcacagaataaattaatgcCCCAGATCTCCATCATGGAACAAAGAACGATAGCCAAACGAGTTAAGATCGTTTGAatcgcaatataatattagacggAATACGGATAATTTTTGacgatgtaataataataataatcatctcaagtatctttttttttgcaaaataaaCACATCTCTGTACAGTAAAGTATACACGTAAATATTACGCAGTAGACAACAGTTACTTATGTTATtccacataaaaaaaagacaaaatcaataaattataattgttttcaagataatagttattacataatattatagcagaAAAgacgtacaatataaattattcttaataactatatataaaatatataacgtaataaaatttgaattcaacgtACAATATAGttcatcattaaaattaaacaccaaactaaaaacaaataattacattaattacaatatctaAGATATggaaaatttataacaaaaaaatttttgaatttccagtaatcaataatatgtttatgtttataatataaaaaacattatttttgaactaaattaaaattttaaaaccaaaaaaagtataacatttgtattacacataatgtataagcaaaaaaaatataaatcaattaaatgtttatcttttattacACGATTGtcacataaatttattttaaaactaattaggaGCAACTTATGGTacatagattaatataatagaaaattccaagtaaaaaaaaaaaaaatttaaatctcttCATCTTCAcaattgtgtaaatatatttggaaCGCTCTACGTCTGCTAGTACCGTCTTTAGAAAATCCAAACTTGTGATAAGTACCGTCAAGACAAATAGCTGCAACATAAGTTAAATGtaactatactaaaataaaataatctatataatatataagcaaaCTGTCTTATAGTAGTTTATTTGATTGCAAAAAGTGAATTGAAAATCTGGCAAATAGCCAGTTATACATGCCAAGCAACATCAATAATATGGTCAAAGATACACAATACTGGAAATGACAGCTTTTGCTTAGTCAAAAATCAGAAGTAAAATCCGAATCACAAAACAGGATCACATAATCACACTatagtaactattatattaaatttatatgaataattcttGCACtgcctaataaataatttttataaaataaacaaaacgttCTTAATgactaaaatgttttaaattattaatattgaattggtgctatttcaaaatttttcaaatttagattttgttgacactttatattttattaaggtaCATAGTTAATCCAttagaaaaaatgtacttatacaGATCAACAAAGAatggttataattaaaaacatattaaataattatctagatatttaaaaaactgacAATTTATTCTTACCAGCAACAGTATCTTGAGTCAAAAAAGTACAAATACAGCCCACTTCTGGAGGTACTGTAAAAGTAGCCAAAGCCCACTGTGATTGACAGTAAGAACTGAAAAAACTAAATGGTGATAGACTAGATCGGCGATTTAAGTCAGATTCTATCACTGCAAATATATGAATTGTGCCCTTGTCACTTGAGCAGCATAAAAATTCTGAATTAGGACTGAAGTTTATGCTGTAAAAACagattaaacacaatatttaattatattatgtttttttttttacaaattgtatcatatataaatattatatatatattattatattatatatatattatatcaatacaattCATATATGTTATTACCATAAGCACAATTTGCAAAATCAATCATATCCCCCCctccaaaaaaaaatggtttgtaTATATCTCCTTCCACCTTTATATATCTCAGGGAGCATACACACAGTACATacatgcaaattataatagcccccccaaatttaaaactcaaattgcGCCTATGGTTGTTAccttcaaaaaaattttaacaaaaaattatataccaatataatgtTGCTGTATCTGACCCACGTCTTAATTCAGCAACTTTGACTTTATGAGAAGTATCCCAGATTCTGATTAAGGTTCCTTTGGAACTTGCACTAGCTATAAGTGTACCAAGTGGATTAATAGCCAAACATGAAATCTCTCCCTGATGAGCATTGAGTATTGCCGGAGCGCTAGAACTTGTTGCTTCTAAATTTGAAAcatcctaaaaaaaaagttacttttGTTCATAACtttgtgaaatataatattatctataattaccATAATATGAATGCTACCAATTTTATTTCCAGGATATGCAATAATTTGCTTTGTAGATGTTTCTAAAGGAGTGATTTCACACAACCCCATCGGGTTTGGACGAGTTTCCAAATTGATTATGTGTTTAACAACTGAAGGAAATGTAAAAACAGATATCTTGTCCATAGTTACAACTATTAttctaagttataaatttaaaataatatcattgaatatttcattaagATAATTATAGGTCTATACTAACTTATTTCTCCTCATTCTTACAGATTTTACACTGGAAGCACAAGTAATTTCCATCACAAATTTTTGCAACAAAGCATCATAGATCAGTACAGTGTTCTGAGAATATTTTGGGTATTTTCCACCAGCAATTATGGCAAAAAGATTTGTTCGATTGAGCATCTCACATTTCGATACACCGCCAAAATCTATAAGTCACAACAAATAATGTAGTTTCAATCGTAAATGTAGTATAGAAATTCACCAAAGCATTTTGTGTTACTTGACATTGACTTACCAAACTTTTCTCTTGGTGATACAGGTTCAACATTGTAAATTCTTAAGCCAGTTTCAGTGCAACAGGCGAAACAAgctgaaaaatgaaaacaatttgggGATTACAGTCAAGTCTAAAAACTACCTACCTACAGTAGGCAGcaagataaaatgtttttcatataCTCACTACGATCTTGATTGAAACTTAAACTGATTATGCCTTTTTCattcatgtttttatagtaTGAGACCGCCAATAGTCATAgagacaatatttatattaataataatatatgcacagTTCGCACCAAGCCTTTCGAATTTCGAAAActccttaaaaaataaaaattctaaaacgcACAAATAACAAAAGAATTTGTCATTAATGTTGGGTACTGTAAATCATGTTATCGTAATCACCGCAATCCATCACGTTCACACGTAATTCAGTAGTATGTAGTTGTTCGGTGGTACTGCGCACGTTTGTAGATAATGTTTACAGCCGTGGTACTGCACTACTGCGCACCTGCAAAGTCTATTGCGTCCATAGACCTAAaagtagaataataaataaaattctgtGATAATACGTCGTGTTACACAATTTAAACAACCACATTGTCATATTTTCTCCGATacgttatttcattatttgacTTGTtgacaatttataaaacaaccaTCGgtcgttgtaatattttatattttttaaattattttggtctTACAAAAtgtctaattttattaaattgaaataaacagCGTGGTATACCATGGCATCTATTTTTTGATACTATCTATTTTCGTTggaatattatgcattttttcatgtttaaaattaaaaatatgcaattatactggcattatacttgaaatatgcaaaataaaaaaagggaGAAAGATAGATAATTAGTCtgctatattgtattatagaagtatagactaataaactatagtatatttactatgttttaaatatcaaatgtttatatattttataaaaaaaaccatgctAATGTATCTTTAATATTCTGAAATAGTTATAATGCCAGCATTGATAGCTTATGACTTATGAAGAACTTTGTTTAAACCTTTatcaacgaaaaaaaattaattaacgtttataaaaaaaaaaactaaaaaaaattgaaaatcacaaattatgtctataaatagctcaatttttttaaaaatatttagataatgatactatgaataataaattaagaaataataatataataatttggtgaaaattttaagtacctattgaaGTATCTAcgattacttatttatttttaaattacaacaacatGAGAATAAGTATTGTTTTaggagaaattattatttataaaaagtgtcTCAAAAAGAACGCCGGATTTAAAATTGCTATGGtagatcaaattattttatttttgtaaaaataacaaaaaaaaacatattctgTTCATATGcccgatattatttttcatatttaaacctCTATCGTGCACCAGGCACGTATACTGGGGGGTCTCCCCCGAAATAATTTCGAGTAAcgaggaaaaaattgttttattatgttgtggCAGAATTTGTGGCATTATCACTATAAGCCATaaggaaataattattataattatgtgccTCGGAACTTAGTGCATGGGATACAACTGTATAAGATCCAttcattaactataaaatggcACTAATGGCACCTACTTTATAAAACTTCGTTACCTCAGatactcataaaaaatatttgtggagttataaaatttataactacttaCCCTTTTCGCctaagaatattatagtactttttgaccacatatttataatacacacttTGGGaatcactttattatttatttgtgtaaattagttttacaaaGCCATTTAGCATTACCCAGAGAATACCACGAGGAGCCGCCTCCTTTTAttacttttcaaaaatatatagtgtattgtattgttaaaaaaaatgttctaatataaaaaatataaatcgtcaaattatagtaataatttataatttataataattaatgtcattggtcatatttttttttgaatttataatatctacaaatgtataatatatttttggagaGTAATAAAAGTCGCTTCCCCGTGGAATACTCTCTGGCCTTCTGAGTAATACTAAATGGCTTTGTAAAACTAAtccatacaaataaataataaagtgattCCCAAAgtgtgttttataaaaatatggtcaGGGTCGGCTTGGCCAGGACTAGAGGGTCAGGATTCCTGCCTGGGCCCTTGCCGTATTATAGTTCCTGTGCCCTTGTGCACACAATCTGTGTTGCCTATCCaaaaatacagtataaaattattgagccccaaaaaataattcctaTCTGGGCCCTTGGGTACCCAGGCCAACCCTGAATATGGTCAAAAAGTGCTAAAATATTCTTGGGCGAAAAGTAAAAAAGGGAAAgggaaagttttaaaatatttgggcAAAAAGCGAAGGGTCATTTTTGGGCGAAAATAGTTCCGCCCCATCATAATTCGTTCTATGAATAAACCGTAAGAActagttttaaatagttaataactaaaaagttatttaaactgAATTATAAAGggtccaataaaataataatttaaagttgagAGTTAAATcaccttattaattattcaaaaattaatattaaataatttatataagctTTTTCTCAAGAGTTAAGAgactattgttatttattagtatctcataaaaaaaatgacataccgaaatttgaatttggttTTCACCCAAAACATACTACTTTTTACCAACTCCATAGAGTTGTAGATTTTATTGCTACCGCCCTCGAAACGAAGAATTACTGTTTAGCTGTATTTCTTAATGTTGCACAAGCATTTGATTCGGTCTGGCACATCAGTTTACTatacaaattaagaaaaaatatttactactttctatttaaattctgCATTGAAAACAAGTCCCTTAAAGTTaagcttaattttaattatatgttctCCAATAATCATGATACCTATACTTGCCAGCGTCTTGCAAGGAATTGAAGGAATCGACATTCAACATTGCATGTAAGTACATccgtacattatttttaaaccttaCATACATGTTACTGAAAATACACTTATTGAAACTTACCTATTCCGATCCATTCATCTGCAAAATTATCTCACATGCTACCTATCTCATTGgagtaatgaaaataaaaatatatctattaactGAAATGTACCTGCTCTCattatgttaacatttaaCCTTTAGATCAAAGGACTATCCtgaaattagatttaataattttatagtccTTCATTCAAGGAAAGCCAAATACCTTtgcttatttagttatttatttacagcaGTGATGCCCAATCTTTTTTGTTTGGCGTGCCACTTTGGTAAACAATCATCTCCGAGCGGGTcacctattataaaagtacaatGATCAGTAtattgacaaattaaaaaaattgatttataaatttgtgatGGCCCACACAGAATATACCTTTACGGGTTAGGCACCACTGATTTACAGGATACTTAATGTGGGACCTTATCTTAAAAGCAAaaggaaataattttaacattcatctatatttaattctaataagACCACTTGTCTTATCCTTAATAGGGCTAACATGGATATCTCAAAGCGTTTACTGTTAAACCAAAATTTACTACAATCAATCTAGTCATACGGCATTTTTCCCTGGGGCACTGAAAGAGTCAAATATCAAGACAATACAAGCTttctaatcaatttttttctgtatggTAACTTAAACTTCCTCTATCAAAAAGAATGAAACAATTTTCtatctaaaactttattttccaaagatatttaaaattgtttacagcTAATCCAACCAGACACCTTAATCAAGATCAAGAGATCTTAACtccttataactttattaaattcatgtaCTATAAGCTTCCCATCACTGCCCTCGTCTTTCTTAATCTCCTCTCAAATTTAcgtaatgtacatataattactCATCCGTTGACTGTtgacaaataatgtaaaaaaaataaacaaaccgTTGTAGTTATTATAGCAGGAGTGGCCAACATGACTATGTACGCGAGCCACATaaattaatgcaattatatcaagagtcaaattatctaatctgtacttttataccacaaaattaatagataGCTAACATCCGATAAACATATCagattacaaaatatgaaataataaaataataaaacatttttttttttatgaatgtatgcaaaaaaaaattaaaattttggtttttgtaaataagacTGTGAACCGCATACGTCGACGAAGAGAGTCGCAATT includes the following:
- the LOC113553218 gene encoding WD repeat domain phosphoinositide-interacting protein 4-like — translated: MNEKGIISLSFNQDRTCFACCTETGLRIYNVEPVSPREKFDFGGVSKCEMLNRTNLFAIIAGGKYPKYSQNTVLIYDALLQKFVMEITCASSVKSVRMRRNKIIVVTMDKISVFTFPSVVKHIINLETRPNPMGLCEITPLETSTKQIIAYPGNKIGSIHIMDVSNLEATSSSAPAILNAHQGEISCLAINPLGTLIASASSKGTLIRIWDTSHKVKVAELRRGSDTATLYCINFSPNSEFLCCSSDKGTIHIFAVIESDLNRRSSLSPFSFFSSYCQSQWALATFTVPPEVGCICTFLTQDTVAAICLDGTYHKFGFSKDGTSRRRAFQIYLHNCEDEEI